A section of the Mesorhizobium loti genome encodes:
- a CDS encoding cysteine desulfurase-like protein: MVDFPIEAVRGKFPALSLSDKGRRRIYLDNPAGTQVPQAVADAVSRCLLTTNANLGGYFETTVAAQAVVDEAHQAMADFLGAASPEEIIIGANMTTLTYHMSRTLGRSLKPGDEIILTRMDHEGNVSPWLQLAEDLGLVVRWLPFDEQSWQVEEAALAGLLSDKTRLVALNYASNLTGSINRVRSLTAIAKQAGALVYVDAVQFAPHGLIDVQHLGCDFLICSAYKFFGPHMGILWGRLDVIEGLKPYKCRCSSNGLPERFELGTPQIELMAGLTAAVDHFAGLGAAVGETGSRRQKIAKAFEVSIAYENPLAQRLIDGLSGISGLTIHGITDPKRLGDRVPTVSFTVDGIVPETIVRQMNAENIFLWSGHNYAWEIVHQLGIPAEQGVVRIGIAHYNTAAEIDETLESVHRVIAMLRQQRS; this comes from the coding sequence ATGGTGGATTTTCCGATAGAGGCCGTGCGTGGAAAGTTCCCCGCTCTTTCCCTGAGCGACAAGGGACGCCGCCGCATCTATCTCGACAACCCGGCCGGCACGCAGGTACCCCAGGCCGTCGCCGATGCGGTATCGCGCTGCCTGCTCACGACCAATGCCAATCTCGGCGGCTATTTCGAAACGACGGTCGCCGCCCAGGCCGTGGTCGACGAGGCGCATCAGGCGATGGCCGATTTCCTTGGCGCCGCGAGCCCCGAGGAAATCATCATCGGCGCCAACATGACGACGCTGACCTATCATATGTCGCGCACGCTCGGCCGCTCACTGAAGCCCGGCGACGAGATCATCCTCACCCGCATGGATCACGAGGGCAATGTCTCGCCCTGGCTGCAACTGGCCGAGGACCTTGGCCTCGTCGTGCGCTGGCTGCCATTCGATGAACAGAGCTGGCAGGTCGAAGAGGCGGCCCTGGCTGGTCTGCTCTCCGACAAGACACGGCTGGTCGCATTGAACTACGCCAGCAACCTGACCGGCTCGATCAACCGGGTCAGGTCGCTCACTGCCATCGCAAAGCAAGCCGGCGCCCTGGTCTATGTCGACGCCGTGCAGTTCGCGCCGCATGGCCTGATCGACGTGCAGCACCTCGGCTGCGATTTTCTGATCTGCTCGGCCTACAAATTCTTCGGCCCGCATATGGGTATATTGTGGGGCAGGCTGGACGTCATCGAAGGCCTGAAACCCTACAAATGCCGCTGTTCGTCCAACGGCCTGCCGGAGCGATTCGAGCTTGGCACGCCGCAGATCGAGTTGATGGCCGGCCTCACGGCGGCGGTCGATCATTTTGCCGGGCTGGGCGCGGCGGTGGGCGAGACTGGTTCGCGCAGGCAAAAGATCGCCAAGGCGTTCGAAGTTTCCATCGCCTATGAAAACCCGCTGGCACAAAGACTGATCGATGGCCTGTCCGGCATTTCGGGCCTGACGATCCATGGCATCACCGATCCGAAGCGGCTCGGCGATCGTGTGCCGACGGTTTCGTTCACCGTCGACGGCATCGTACCGGAGACGATCGTGCGGCAGATGAATGCCGAGAACATCTTCCTGTGGTCGGGCCACAACTACGCCTGGGAGATCGTCCACCAGCTCGGCATTCCAGCCGAACAGGGCGTCGTGCGCATCGGCATCGCCCACTACAACACGGCGGCTGAGATCGACGAGACGCTGGAGAGCGTCCACCGGGTCATCGCCATGCTCAGGCAGCAGCGTTCCTGA
- a CDS encoding aldo/keto reductase, whose translation MHKRRLGRTDLLVTQICLGSMTWGQQNTEAEGHAQMDLAFSRGVNFIDTAELYPIPPKAETQGRTEKIIGSWMKAKGNRDKVILASKVVGRTANKWFRGDRPSQLVRADILDAIDKSLAKLGTDYLDLYQIHWPERDIPWGANPTRVGAVARRADADGAPANKTPIAETLGVFDELVKVGKIRHIGLSNESSWGVMRYLSEADKGIGPRVDSIQNAYNLVNRTFEVNLAEVCEREDVSLLAYSPLAQGYLTGKYDHGARPQGSRSQLFNRGQRYETPNAAAVLLEYNELARSFGLEPALFANAYVSSRPFVTSNIIGATTLSQLEMALSSVDVVWTEEMQKAVDAVHQRVGNPCP comes from the coding sequence ATGCACAAACGCCGTCTCGGTCGGACCGATCTTCTTGTTACCCAGATCTGCCTTGGTTCGATGACCTGGGGCCAGCAGAACACCGAAGCCGAGGGCCACGCCCAGATGGATTTGGCTTTTTCGCGCGGCGTCAATTTCATCGACACCGCCGAGCTCTATCCGATCCCGCCCAAGGCGGAGACGCAGGGGCGGACGGAAAAGATCATCGGCAGCTGGATGAAGGCCAAGGGCAACCGCGACAAGGTGATCCTGGCCTCCAAGGTCGTCGGTCGCACGGCCAATAAATGGTTTCGCGGCGACAGGCCGTCGCAACTGGTGCGCGCCGATATTCTTGACGCCATCGACAAGTCGCTGGCCAAGCTCGGCACCGACTATCTCGATCTCTACCAGATCCACTGGCCGGAACGGGACATCCCCTGGGGCGCCAACCCGACGCGTGTCGGGGCGGTGGCGCGGCGCGCCGATGCCGACGGCGCACCGGCCAACAAAACGCCGATCGCCGAGACGCTTGGCGTTTTCGATGAATTGGTGAAGGTAGGAAAGATCCGCCACATCGGCCTGTCGAACGAAAGTTCCTGGGGCGTCATGCGTTACCTCTCAGAGGCCGACAAGGGGATCGGCCCGCGCGTGGACTCAATCCAGAACGCCTACAATCTCGTCAACCGCACCTTCGAGGTGAACCTCGCCGAGGTCTGCGAGCGCGAAGACGTCTCATTGCTTGCCTATTCGCCGCTGGCGCAAGGCTATCTGACCGGCAAATACGACCATGGCGCCCGCCCGCAGGGCTCACGCTCGCAGCTGTTCAATCGCGGCCAGCGCTACGAGACACCGAATGCCGCCGCGGTGCTGCTCGAATACAATGAGCTGGCGCGCTCCTTTGGCCTTGAGCCGGCCCTGTTCGCCAACGCCTATGTCTCGAGCCGGCCCTTCGTCACGTCGAATATCATTGGCGCGACAACCCTTTCGCAACTCGAAATGGCATTGTCGTCGGTGGATGTTGTCTGGACCGAAGAGATGCAAAAGGCGGTGGATGCGGTTCATCAGCGGGTCGGCAATCCCTGTCCCTGA
- a CDS encoding DUF1993 domain-containing protein: MTISMYEASVPVFSARLKALSSVLAAAEQNALDRKIDPQVFLTARLAPDMFALTRQVQIATDHAKGAPSRLAGREVPKYEDNEASFADLEARIAKTLALLATFSAADINGSDDKVIELKLGGRETTLGGMQYLLHVAMPNFYFHLTTAYDILRHNGVPLGKATFLGSR; this comes from the coding sequence GTGACGATATCGATGTATGAGGCATCCGTGCCCGTGTTTTCAGCCAGGCTGAAAGCACTTTCCAGTGTGCTGGCGGCTGCCGAACAAAACGCGCTTGACCGCAAGATCGACCCGCAGGTGTTTTTGACGGCGCGGCTTGCGCCGGACATGTTCGCGCTGACCCGGCAGGTGCAGATTGCCACCGACCATGCCAAGGGGGCGCCGTCGCGCCTTGCCGGCCGCGAGGTGCCGAAATACGAGGACAATGAGGCAAGCTTTGCCGATCTCGAGGCGCGGATAGCCAAGACGCTAGCGCTTCTGGCAACGTTCTCGGCCGCCGATATCAACGGTTCCGACGACAAGGTGATCGAGTTGAAGCTTGGCGGGCGCGAAACGACATTGGGCGGCATGCAGTATCTGCTGCATGTGGCCATGCCCAACTTCTACTTCCACCTCACCACCGCTTACGACATCCTTCGCCACAATGGCGTGCCGCTGGGCAAGGCGACATTCCTGGGATCGCGTTGA
- a CDS encoding DUF1176 domain-containing protein, whose translation MRRVLLAATSLLSLAISGQTALAADDAVPEAPYVDDRSSAEAVIRSLYSAISRHEFARAWGYYGDTKPAKDFDSFVKGYDGTNKVEVATGAISDEGAAGSIFYNVPVAIRATDKSGGEKVFAGCYTLRQVNAQIQAAPPFDPIHIEKGALKPSTADFEKAVPPSCGDGPQPPKKDTALEQAKKAFLATYGDQCDKELLANEPETFSIKYKDKDAQPADPDKETRLFHFSCSAAAYNENSVYYMSDDVSGVRQLQFTEPEMDIRYVNNDSEGKVESMHIVGFLTTGWATNSDYDKNAHTITTFNKWRGVGDASSSGTYLFRNGDFSLVQYDVDASYDGEENPQTVVDYNTAP comes from the coding sequence ATGAGACGCGTCCTTCTCGCAGCGACTTCCCTTCTCTCCCTTGCCATATCCGGCCAAACGGCGTTGGCCGCCGATGACGCCGTGCCCGAAGCGCCCTATGTCGACGACCGCTCGAGCGCCGAGGCGGTGATCCGCTCCCTCTACAGCGCCATCAGCCGGCACGAATTCGCCCGCGCCTGGGGTTACTACGGCGATACCAAGCCAGCCAAGGATTTCGACAGCTTCGTCAAAGGCTATGACGGCACCAACAAGGTGGAAGTCGCGACCGGTGCCATTTCGGACGAAGGTGCTGCAGGCAGCATCTTCTACAACGTCCCTGTCGCCATTCGTGCCACGGACAAGAGCGGCGGCGAGAAGGTCTTTGCCGGCTGCTACACGCTGCGCCAGGTGAATGCCCAGATCCAGGCGGCGCCGCCCTTTGATCCGATCCACATCGAAAAAGGCGCGTTGAAACCTTCGACCGCCGATTTCGAGAAAGCTGTGCCGCCAAGCTGCGGCGACGGTCCGCAGCCGCCCAAGAAGGACACGGCGCTGGAGCAGGCCAAGAAGGCTTTCCTGGCGACCTACGGCGACCAGTGCGACAAGGAGCTTCTGGCCAATGAGCCGGAGACTTTTTCGATCAAATACAAGGACAAGGATGCGCAGCCCGCCGACCCCGACAAGGAAACACGCCTCTTCCATTTCTCCTGCTCGGCCGCAGCCTACAATGAAAACTCCGTCTACTACATGAGCGACGATGTATCAGGGGTCCGGCAGTTGCAGTTCACCGAGCCCGAGATGGACATTCGCTACGTGAACAATGACAGCGAAGGCAAGGTCGAATCCATGCACATCGTCGGCTTCCTGACGACAGGGTGGGCGACCAATTCCGATTATGACAAGAATGCCCACACGATCACGACGTTCAACAAATGGCGCGGCGTCGGTGATGCCTCTTCATCGGGCACTTATCTGTTCCGCAATGGCGATTTCTCGCTGGTCCAGTATGATGTCGACGCGTCCTATGACGGCGAGGAAAACCCGCAGACGGTTGTCGACTACAACACCGCACCTTGA
- a CDS encoding alpha/beta hydrolase family protein yields MAFRTLSPFHGFLVAAFVLCAVGYAHALELKPFKDDLFAYPATLSSGDGGAYTVIDYREMRDINQRDEVPEKRVHPQYTDAGVRKVQQDLMLKTDAGDVRHVAVGKTQGAAIIVLYLHGQGGSRKQGVDDFTFGGNFNRIKNLMAGNGGLYLSPDFPDFGDKGAAQVAALIDHYAEQSPGAKIFVACGSMGGALCWKLAGRKDTGGRINGLLLLGSLWDESFFASPAFKRRVPVFFGQGSHDVVFPVANQEAFFRSILAKSKTYPTRFVRFETGTHGTPIRMADWRETLNWMLSKAP; encoded by the coding sequence ATGGCTTTTCGTACCCTCTCTCCATTCCACGGCTTTCTGGTCGCAGCGTTTGTTCTTTGCGCTGTCGGTTACGCCCATGCTCTCGAACTGAAACCGTTCAAGGATGATCTTTTCGCCTATCCGGCGACATTATCCAGCGGCGACGGCGGCGCCTATACGGTCATCGACTATCGCGAGATGCGCGACATCAACCAGCGTGACGAGGTGCCGGAAAAGCGCGTGCACCCGCAGTACACCGACGCCGGCGTACGCAAGGTGCAGCAGGATCTGATGTTGAAGACCGATGCCGGCGATGTCAGGCATGTCGCCGTCGGCAAGACGCAAGGCGCTGCGATCATCGTGCTCTACCTCCACGGGCAGGGCGGCAGCCGCAAGCAGGGGGTCGACGACTTCACCTTCGGCGGCAATTTCAACCGCATCAAGAACCTGATGGCCGGCAATGGCGGTCTTTATCTCTCGCCGGATTTTCCCGATTTCGGCGACAAGGGCGCCGCACAGGTCGCGGCTCTGATCGATCACTATGCCGAACAGTCGCCTGGCGCGAAGATCTTCGTCGCCTGCGGCTCAATGGGTGGTGCACTGTGCTGGAAGCTTGCCGGACGCAAGGACACGGGCGGCCGCATAAATGGCTTGCTGCTGCTCGGATCGCTATGGGACGAGAGCTTTTTTGCCAGCCCCGCCTTCAAACGCCGCGTGCCGGTCTTCTTCGGTCAAGGCAGCCATGACGTGGTCTTTCCCGTGGCGAACCAGGAAGCGTTCTTCCGCTCCATCCTGGCCAAATCGAAGACCTACCCAACCCGCTTCGTCCGTTTCGAGACCGGCACCCACGGCACGCCAATCCGCATGGCCGACTGGCGCGAAACGCTCAATTGGATGCTGTCGAAGGCGCCTTGA
- a CDS encoding NTP transferase domain-containing protein, translating into MKFGPVAIEEAEGAVLAHATTAGEKRFRKAHRLSAEDVSLLKRAGISQVVAAVLSSDDLGEDAAAQKIAESMTFSGIDVRPAATGRVNLHARASGIFTVDAEMIDAINAVDPAITLATLARHAPVEKGQMVATVKIIPFAVSSALVDAVAKICASGEIFAVNTYRPVRVGVIQTVLPGIKPSVLDKTLRVTEARLARSGGRLTAERRTPHEIAPVAEAARLLARENDMVVIFGASAMSDFADVVPAAIEMAGGTVIRAGMPVDPGNLLVLGTLAGKRVIGAPGCARSPKENGFDWVLDRLVAGLDVTAKDIAGMGVGGLLMEIPTRPQPREPLPAKTHLKVAAVLLAAGRSSRMGGPNKLMALFDGKPLVRRTAERALGSKVSGTIVVTGHQRERVRAALSGLDVTFADNPDFADGLSTSLKAGIAYLPEDTAAAMIVLGDMPGVESDDLDRLIDAFRRAGGNSVVRASHAGKRGNPVLLPRSLFPAIAHLEGDTGARHLVEAEGLDVIDVEIGEGASVDVDTREALEGAGGVLQD; encoded by the coding sequence GTGAAATTCGGTCCGGTTGCCATTGAAGAGGCCGAAGGCGCGGTCTTGGCGCACGCCACCACCGCTGGCGAAAAGCGGTTTCGCAAGGCGCACAGATTGAGTGCCGAAGACGTATCCCTGCTCAAGCGGGCAGGTATCTCGCAGGTCGTCGCTGCCGTGCTTTCCTCCGATGATCTCGGGGAGGACGCCGCGGCGCAGAAAATTGCCGAGAGCATGACTTTCAGCGGCATCGATGTCAGGCCGGCCGCTACCGGCCGGGTCAATCTCCACGCCAGGGCATCGGGCATCTTCACGGTCGATGCCGAGATGATCGACGCCATCAACGCCGTCGATCCCGCCATCACCCTTGCGACGCTGGCGCGGCATGCGCCGGTCGAAAAAGGGCAGATGGTCGCAACGGTGAAGATCATCCCATTCGCAGTCAGCTCCGCGCTGGTCGATGCGGTCGCTAAAATCTGCGCCAGCGGCGAGATCTTTGCCGTCAATACCTATCGGCCGGTGCGCGTCGGGGTCATCCAGACGGTCCTGCCGGGCATCAAGCCCAGCGTGCTCGACAAGACGCTGCGCGTCACCGAGGCACGGTTGGCGCGTTCGGGCGGCAGGCTGACGGCGGAGCGCCGCACGCCGCATGAGATCGCGCCGGTGGCGGAGGCCGCGCGCTTGCTGGCGCGCGAGAACGACATGGTGGTGATCTTCGGCGCTTCTGCCATGAGCGATTTCGCCGATGTCGTTCCGGCGGCGATCGAGATGGCCGGTGGAACTGTCATCCGCGCCGGCATGCCTGTCGACCCCGGCAATCTTCTGGTGCTGGGAACCCTTGCCGGCAAGCGCGTCATCGGCGCCCCCGGCTGTGCCCGCAGCCCCAAGGAAAACGGCTTCGACTGGGTGCTTGACCGTCTGGTTGCCGGCCTCGACGTCACCGCGAAGGACATCGCCGGCATGGGGGTCGGCGGACTGTTGATGGAAATCCCGACGCGGCCGCAGCCGCGCGAACCCCTGCCGGCCAAGACCCATCTCAAGGTTGCCGCCGTGCTTCTTGCCGCTGGTCGGTCGAGCCGCATGGGTGGACCGAACAAGCTAATGGCGCTGTTCGATGGCAAGCCGCTGGTGCGCCGCACCGCCGAGCGCGCGCTTGGCTCGAAGGTATCGGGCACGATCGTCGTCACCGGCCATCAGCGCGAACGGGTGCGCGCGGCCTTGTCGGGCCTCGACGTCACCTTCGCCGACAATCCCGATTTCGCCGATGGCCTGTCCACCTCGCTGAAAGCCGGCATTGCCTATCTGCCCGAAGACACAGCCGCCGCGATGATCGTTCTCGGCGACATGCCTGGCGTTGAGTCGGACGATCTCGACCGGTTGATCGATGCCTTCCGTAGAGCCGGAGGCAATTCCGTGGTCCGCGCCTCGCACGCGGGCAAGCGCGGCAATCCGGTGCTTTTGCCGCGCTCGCTGTTCCCGGCCATCGCCCACCTCGAAGGCGACACCGGCGCTCGCCATCTGGTCGAGGCCGAAGGGCTTGATGTCATCGATGTAGAGATTGGGGAGGGCGCGTCTGTCGATGTCGACACCCGCGAAGCGCTCGAAGGCGCCGGCGGCGTGCTGCAGGATTGA